Part of the Melopsittacus undulatus isolate bMelUnd1 chromosome Z, bMelUnd1.mat.Z, whole genome shotgun sequence genome is shown below.
TCTCAGAGGATTTGGCCCATGTATGTTTGACAACGTCTATCACCCACTTAACATGCTCTCTCCCTTCCCAAAGGCTCTTGACAGAGAAGATACCTGGTTATTTGGGCATTGACATGAATGAGATGAATTCCATGCAGAGGGATTTGCCTGCAGTCACAAAGGAGCCCTGTGGTGGAATGTGTTTTGATTTCAGCACTACAACTGTCCAGCTCATATGCAGTTTGTGGTCATCTTTCCTATCTCCAGACCAACACCTTCACCTTGGCCAGCCATTTACTAAAAATCCTCTAGGATAACCCTTAGTTCACTTAATTGCTTGATGGTCTCTGCAAGTCTTGTTATGTGGAGACAATAAATCCAAGTTCCATACACTTTATATGCTCTGGATTCTGAAACATGCGGTGTATTTTGCAGAATGTTAATCTGAAAAAGGTAAATCTCAAACATAAGGAGCATGACCTAAGGTGATGACAGTGAAAATATAGAAATTGGaagaataaagagaagaaaaggaaggcttGGAATCTCCAGTAGCAGATGATAATGTATATTAGAAGGATGTGCCATGGTGTGCCATTTGGTTAATGTCAtcattcatttatttcacaGGTTATAAATGGGGCTGTAATTTGGATACAGAGGCACAGGTGCCTAATATCTGAATGGAAAGTAGTGCTgaatttttgttgtcttttgttAGTCTTTCTGATTTTTGTCACAGTAGACTCTTGGCCTATCAATGGAGaaactttggctttttttttttctaattaaggTACTTAACTTACCCACAATCTTCTTCTGGAGACATACAAACACACTGAGATCCAACCTCCTTTTGTCCTGGATTGCAAACACCTTGAATTTTAGTTTTCACATCTGAAACAAAAGAGTGAGAGTTATTGTAACTAGCAACAGAGTGAACAAAAATACCGTGGACTCCTGCTATGAAACCTAAAATGGATTTATGTCTACCTATCCcttatttctctcttcaaaAGCTGCTGTGGTTGAGATTCTACAAGTAGACATCAGTCTTTGCAAAAATCACTTGAAAATCCTGTACAATGAGAGAAGCTGAAGTTTTAGTAGCATGCATTCTCTTACTCTGCTTTCATAAAGCCTTGTTAATACAgctgggggttgttttgtttttttaagaaaacagtttcagtATCTCAATTTCATAATTAAATGGTACCATACATTGCACCCcaaaattctgaaattaatgcagaagtCTGGGGATGAAATTATATGGCACTGTGGTAGGcacaaagtaaaaccaaaattaatCAACAGTTGTTACACATCTTAAAACCAGGCAACTAGCTAAAAAAGTGCTGTTAATACCAGCAGTATACAAACAGTAAGGTATCTACAGGCATACTGACCTTTTCCACATGTAATAGGTCTCAAAACAGGTGGTATCCAGGACAGGTCTTTCCCACAGGTGTACTGGGTTTGACCAGTGACTACAAACCCAGTCTGGCAGCTCAGCTTTACAGTTTCATCAACACTGTACTGTTGCTTAAATGGGGAAATTGTGACATTGTCAGATGTTGGTGGCCTGAGACATACTGAGGCTGTAATAAACAAGAAATAAGTATAATTCTTGATGGTTTTATGGTGTTTTTATGGTAGATATTTACAGCAAGTCCTAATGCTTCATCTAAAGAGCCATAAAGGGGCTTAATAACACTGAACATTTGACTGACATTCAAaactaataaatatttaacataatTAAGTCTAGAAATTTTCAGTGAACTGTCATagtctttttaaatatttttcaatcaATAACTAAATAATTGCAATGTGTTTCTACTGTTTGCCAGCATgagtaatttaattttacagtttCAAAATAAGAATGGcattaacagcttttttttttttttccacatgaagCCAGTAACAgaacaattaaaattaatggcTGTAGAAAACTCATAACTTGgtgttaattttttcttttttatgaaatGAACACTAAGTCAGTGAAATCACACCAGTTTTAGAAAACTATCAGAAGCTCTCCTGTTAGCAAACCCAGGTCAGTTCTGGTCCTTTCTTCTTAACTGGAATGTAGATACTTGAAAGCTTCGATTTATTGTGGAAATTTTGAAGGCAACGTGGGTGGGTGGTGTACCATTTAATACAAAAGTGGCAGACAAATTCCTCTAAGAACACTTTCTTCACCACAACTCTATCAACTTAAAGATAAGTAAGTCTGGAAACAAAAGGTGAGTCCTTCTGGTAAAGATATTTAAAAGCAGACAAGAGAAGGACCTCACAGCATCCATCTGAGGgctttttaaagcactgaatATTACAATGTCCTTACAAAGAACATAATAGCTGTACTTCTGAATTGAAAGTGGAATGATGCAGTGACTCAGCAGGCTTTCGCTATATCTACATAAAATACCTTTCTAAAATGCCATCTTCTCAAATATCATTACAGATTCTTTTGTTAAAACCTGCattaaaatgtatctttttgcctttttcttccactcttgttttgttgttgggctaaattagttttctctttcttacgTTGACATTCAACAGGTTGCTGCATCCAGGTTTGATCTGGCAGACACCGAAAGAATTGATAGCCACTGAGAACATGACCGCTCACACAAGCAATTTCAGCTTCTTCCCCCACAGCATACTGGTTTTTTTCattctacaaaaaaaagaaaccaaaaaaccctCATAAATCTATGGTAATGAGACTGGACATTGTTGAAAGAAACAATGGTAAAAGCCTGATGAGACGATGTAATGAATGCGTGTTTTTCCTACTCTGAAATAATGAGTCATCCACTCAACCTATATAATGGTATGTTTGTTCAGCTGAACTACCAGATGTCATGGTTACAAAACAAGAATTCAAGGACCACTGTTTGAAATTAGCTCTACCTTGCCTTTGCTTCAGTTGCTGGTGGACTTTGATGGAATAAAGTCCTACAGGGTGCCACACGCACAGCACCATGCTCGCTGGCACAGTAACTAGCTTGGGTATAAGACATATGTAGCAAAGAAGCTATAAAATTTCCCAGCTCTGCAATTAGTATACTTGCCTTCTGTAATGCTCATTTTTCATGCTCACCCTAATAAAGCCATATTCTGGTGGGTCTGGCCTGGAGCATCCAGACTCAGGTTCACCAATCAAGACATCCTCTTCTCTCTTGGCTTCATCATCGTTTATACAAGGAGCAActctgaaaaataagatttgCTGGTAATGATGTATCTTAAGCATTGGCATCACCAAATGACAATGGCAGAATGTCAGGAGCTTTGGAAAGGAATGCTGTGTGTCCTGTACCCCTCTCCATTGTAAAAGCCCAATATTATTCTGTTAAATAAAAGACGATGAACATCAAAATTTGCAGGTGCTGACAGAAGTGAGGTTGCAAGAGCATTAAAAAGTGATGGATAAGGGCTACAATTTCTACTGACATTAGTcgtgaaatatttttctggactaagaaaaagaggcaaagaaCAACAGACAGCAGAAGTCTCTAAGAAGCCCATGTGTTTTGGCTGGGTTTAGTCAAAACCCACCTGCTGCCATCAGGCAATGGCTAAAGGAGGCTAATATCTGTGAGCATGGAGCTGTACAGACATGGTTTCTAATCGAGATGAGTAGCAAAGAACTGTGGAGCCCATTGCTTTTAATCCTCTGCTATTTGCTCCAGAATTGACTCTGTAGTCATTACAGCAGGGATGATGAAAATCCTGCTTCAGCTCTTAGTTCCAGTAGAAAGACTGAATGTGCACAAAGTGTTGCTCTTGAAGATGCAAGAAACTGAGCCAGTCTAGGGTTGGAGTTAGGGTTTAAATTGAAACCATGCAAAACAGGTACATCAGACATACTCAGAGTGGAAATATGAAAAGGTTTGTGGTTTCAGTTGAATTCTCACTGAGACTAAGCTCAGACCTAAATGTCCAAGAGAATAAGATGTGATATTCAAAAACCAGAACCTGCAAACTCCCGTGAAAGGGAACAGATGAGTTCTCCATGGTTTTGGACAAGAAGCTATGTAAAGCAGTGTTAAGAGGTCTACAGGCACACTTTATATGTAATTCATCAGTCGTTTTTAGGAATGAACAATGAATACAACCAAACTTGCAGCAAGTTCAAAGATTTCCAGGTATTTCCTTCTCTCAGCCACAGCACAGAAGTTCAGAGAAGACAGATGTCTGCTATTTCTCCTTCTGCCATTCTGGAGGACCCCTTATATCAGCCTCATGACTAAGGAGATCTTTTGAATTATCATCTTCTTACCTGTCTGTGAACACAGAGACATAacagtcttcctcttcttcctgttCACCTTCACAAGGCTTCCCGCCGTTCAAAGGGGTGGGGTTATTACACTCCCGGGTCCTTCTTCTTTTGAAGGAAGCATTGCATGAACTCCATTCAGACCAGCAACCCCAGCGGCCATCTACAGCAActgcaggaaataaaagaaatcccATGTTTTGGTAGATTTGTACCATACATAACATTTCTCTTAAGGTCgcacacaaaagaaattatGGTGAACTCATTATAGCGATTTTCAGAGGTGTTAAAATTGTTACTCTTAAGGGATTAGATTGTATATAgaaaagtggttttttttttttttaaagaggtcAGCCAAATTCCAGCTGTTTTGTTAAAACCTAAAATATACCTTTCTTTCTAGTTCTTATCACAGGTAACAGTCAAACCCAAAAGGAGCTAATTTGTATTTCAATTGCACATGCAGATGTTTGAGTTTTTGTAATGCTGGCAGCCTTTTTATTTAGGGCAGTATTTAATGAGTTATTAAATAAACCTGAACTCTAACACCATATCTATATCCCTAATACACACCATATGCAAGCAAAACTAAAACACTACTGTCTTCTTTTAgcccttttgtttttttttgtctgtgccAACATGagacatatatataaaaaaatacttacaCATCCTTTTCTACGTAAAATATAGTTTCTACATTAATCTCTATCTGCATATCTTCTATTGTTCATGTTTTTCAAACATGATATTTCTTTATCAGGGTCGCAAAATGAGACCTGTAACTGCCTTAGTGATTTTCTATTTGTCCCCTTTTGGtccttaaatataaatatacatgaTCATATGTATAATGCTGGCAGTCTCTTCTGTGTCCCATAGGCATGATACTAGTgccaatttaattaaaaatgctgtttgcatgAAGTAGTTCTTTAGATTCTTCAGAATGATGATTATGTTCCCTCTCCTCAAGACAAATGAGGTTTCCTTCAACATTTTAATCAATTCTTATCTCCATTAGCCATTTAGTCTTAAGTTTAATAGGCTATAGGGAAAACTAAGGAACTGGTTTCATAATTTTTACATCGATTATATTTGATCTCAACTTCATATACATTGCTGAAAAGCTCATTTGCTTTTGTCTTAATTGTGTAGCTAAGGAATCTTCTACCACGTCTTACAATTTCTTTTGAGCAGTGCCTATTCAGTTTGATTCTCTATTTTCAATCCTACCTTTATTCTTAATCTTTCTGACCATCATCATGTCATAAGAAGTGCTATGAATTTAGTAATGGAAGGTTATTTCAGGTTAATCCTTGATCAATAGCTACCAGAAGAACTATGTTTACATTATGACAGTATCACCCCAAATACCTGATTTGTATCCTGGAGCTCGTGTCTCACAGCTTTTGCCATAGGTGCCAGCTTTGCACAGGCAGAGGCACTCTGTCCCAAAAACCACAGGCCTGCCGTTGTTGGGGCATGGGGCACACTGGCAAGGGTCAAACCTTCCCAAGTACTCTCTCAGGGCTCTCTGCAGGTTGCGACGTTTGGTCACGGCACACGGCACGTTCTTCACCAAATCCACGATAGGTGACACCTGGAAGACAGCTGTTCAGTAAGCAGTTACATAGACACAGCAAGGTCctgctgggagagctgcagcaCTTCTAAAGGCACTAGAGCCTTGTGTATGAAGCCATATCACACAGGAGTCAGGCATGCTGAAAGCTGTAGATGCTTTAAAGGATCATGACAGTGCTATACATCCATATGGAAGtatttaaggccaggttggatggggctttgagcaacctggtctagtggaaggtatccctgttAATGGCAGGGGATTAggactagataatctttaaggtctcttccagctcaaaccattctgtgattctatactTATCCTGTTTATACTTCTTTTCCCCAATTTAGGGCTCTATGAGCCAGTGGAAAATGAAACAAGTGGAATACTATGCCTAATAAATCAGAACATTACAGATGACATGGGGTTTGTTTCCATGTGGTTCCTGCCATAGGAGACAGCCCTACACTGCCTTCAGAATCTCAGCATCTGCAATTAAAGATCACTGCATTCaggctggttttgctgcttgcCTTGACTGCTTTGACACTGCTGCAGAGTGGCTGCTGTGCCAGCTGTGGAAAGAGGCAGCTTACTGCACTCACAACAGTGCTGGCATGCTGCATTAGATGAGCAGGACAGAGATAACAGGGGACTGttgctttgtttcagtttggCTATGTGCCATACCTTGCAACAAGTGAAAGAGCACAGGGACAAAAAGTGTTCCCAGCACCTTGGGCTGCTTTCTTGCACAGTAACTTATCCCTGTCCATGCCTGAGCTCCTGTTGGTGACACAGGAATTCATTTGCATTCCTCCTTCTTACTCTAACTGTCCATGGACAATGCAAACCTGGTGTAGCTTAGAAACCTACGTGCACAAGAAGCAGGTCAGATAAATGCTTTGTATATTTATGTTAAGCCCATATACATTCATATCACACACAGCATcacattaaaagagaaaatacccACAGAGCTCTCTGAAAAACTGTTAATTGGTGAGTGCTTTACTACCTCaacatttttcttattcttctcCTACCTCAAAGTCAATCACAACAGGATTGTCCTTTACTGATTCCAGCCAGTCTGTGAAGACTTTGTGTTCTGGAAAAgcctcctttttctcccaggacagagctgcagcataCTCTGACCTGCCACCCTTTACCAGAGAGACCGACCGTTCAGCTGACTCCAGAATGGAACCTGAAATGGGATTTCACCACAGTATTGTCAGACAAAGGTTCCAAAAGCGGTGGATGTAACAACAACAGTCTGAAAGTGTAAGAGGATACAAAACAATATactaagatttttttaagcttgGAATAATGAAGTCTAAGCTCAGAAAAACAATCCCTGCTATGACAGCAGCCTGTCAgtctttcaaaaggaaatgtctGAGACCTCAGTGATATATTCAGAACTACAcaagacaatgaaaaaaattgcaGGAGGTACAGCAGGCTTCACTAGAATACACACTGTGAGGCAGGATCTTTATTCTTAGCTGTTAACACTTGAGTAATGGGAAATTATTATAAAATGATGACAAAAACCATGTAAGTGATGATGAAATCCCTATTTTCATTGATGCAGAATATGACTTGCCATTCTTACAGAATGCACCATCTTTCTGCAGTTCCTGAGACACATTTCTGACATTGCCAGGGATGTCTGGTGACATGAGAAAAATAGAAGAGGAAGATCAGGGAGTATATTATTGTTGCCAAACTCTCTCAATGTGCCCTGAGCGGTCCTTAAAGATCATAGACTCAGTCATGCTCATGTGTCCATTTCCAATTTCAGTATGCTTGGCCCTGGACTCAGGGCTATGGGAAATGTTTGTCAGATCTGTGACTGACTGGAAGAGCCAGTGCCACTGGATCACCAGTGGTGGTGCTTCAGAGCAGAAGAGTAGTGCTTCTACATCgtatttcttttatatgtttCCAGGGCTCTCTTTGGAGACAGTGTAACACTGGCTTCTCTGGAACAGCATCTGCAGTTCAGCAAAACTGGGAGATCACCTGGAGCTAAGGGAAATGGTATCTCTAAAAGTAAGTAAGAGGACATTGGCCCTGTTTTCATCATAGTCACCTTCATGTTTCACAGTCATCCTGTTTGTGGTGCAGCTGGTActgactttctttttcttccggAAGAATACACGCCTTGTTGTTTCTGTTCGGACACACTCTGTTGATTCATCCACTGCCAGGCCTAGAAAtatcacagagcagcagcttcatcCCCATAACCATGTTACATGATGGCACCATGCCCCCAGGTTCCCACATTGAGGTGAGCAATCACAGGTCTCCCTGAGCCTCACCCACCACTGGagattttgctgctgcaggctctTGCTTCCCCAGGTACTGACAGCATTGGACTGCATCATGCCTACTATACCGTTCAGGTACCCTCCCATATCCATGCAAGTTACAGCAACAGCATCAAGGATCACAGCTTTTAACTTAAAAATTCCACTTTTGTTATATTGCATTTTCAGTTCGATAGCCTGGCAgtcatggaaatatttttagaataatTTCTAATAAATACCAACAACTTCAAGGACTGTATCCCTAAAAATACCACTCACACCTCTCAGACTTGAGTCCCACACTAGAGTATGCTGGAACACCTTTTCCTGGTGGCACTTGGTCTTGACCTAAAGGTTTtagtttccttaaaaaaaactaCTTTTATCAAGTAAGGAACCTCCTGAACTCTTCAAATTAATATAATGTAaccaaaatttatttttgttctttatctAGGCAGTGTGAGTAATTGCTGGATCTATGCAAgtctgaaggattttttttttctgttggaggACTTACTATGTGGTGTAAAACCTAAAAATTGTAACAGGAAAAGCTGGTAAGCATATTGTGAAAATTTCTTCTTAAAGATTACATACCTGAGTTCTTCAGTTCCTCAGAGCTGTACTGGTAAAGAATGTCATAGGAACCACCCACCTTCCCAGAGGTGTAGTAGTGAGTGCCGAAGTCGTCAAATATTCTGCTGTATAAAGCATAATTGTACTCCAGAGGCAGGTGGTTAAGAGCTTTTAGAAAGACGTCTGAGAGCTGCAGATCTGACTGTTTCATTGTGAAGTTtgcaacagaaattattttgtggACTCTAATAAAGTTGGAAttctagaagaaagaaaagggtagTCATAGCATCTACATAGGCAGTtaattggactagatgatcttttgaggtcccttccaacccttgggattctgtaattGCAGAAAGTGGAGAAGCCAAAATTATGTCCTGAGATACGTTGCTAGAACCAATTAATCATGTGTATCATGCTGCTTTAACCATGAGCAAACTATACTGGAGAATCCAAGATCCCTGTGAGGTCTTTGAGGACAATGCTTATTATTCCTTTACATTGTGGGTGTATATATCATTCTAAAGAAAATTAGGACTCCCTGAGTACCTaccaaacagaaagcaaaaggattCCTGCCAAAACAAATATACCAGGAAGTGATAAACAAAAATTTCAGAGGAAaggcttggtttggtttgcaaGCAATCTGGTGAGTGACTATTTTGGATACTAAGCCAATGTCATGAAGTTTCAGAATACCTCAGTCTgctaaaactaaaacaaaaccacagggaTAAAGATCTCATTGAATTCAAGTGTCAAGCTATTAATATTAgaggcaaaaggaaagaaagttcAAAAAATGGAAGCCTCTACTACTCTTACAAAAAACTGATATTTTTGAGACATCTAATTCATATATTTTTCTAGTGCTATAGGTTTTTAACTAAATAGAAAGGAGAGGAACAGAACATACCGAAAGGAGGGATTTATAAGTGTCAAAAGGGGTGGACAGCATAAGGCCAAAGCAA
Proteins encoded:
- the C6 gene encoding complement component C6, whose product is MNTFTTDKTMLVHLILLSLVIGSSQGCYCEHYPWGSWSACSQTCNYGTQTRHRQIRMDEYYSQNFCDQLCTKQESRACNQQTCPINCQLGDFGPWSECDPCIKKQLRVRTFLRPSQFGGQACTESLVDSRPCFPTKFCNVLEIDCKNKFQCESGRCIAKKLECNGENDCGDNSDERNCGRIKTVCNRKYESIPGVQLIGSGFHILAGESRGEVLGNSFNGGQCTTVKRKETRKSYRVPANVEAVSFQVQDEEDDVTSDFYNDLTPLSDSAHGHSAFTRGAQSSSGVPFLFSRKKRVKVTSSSSFKKAVEASYEKNSNFIRVHKIISVANFTMKQSDLQLSDVFLKALNHLPLEYNYALYSRIFDDFGTHYYTSGKVGGSYDILYQYSSEELKNSGLAVDESTECVRTETTRRVFFRKKKKVSTSCTTNRMTVKHEGSILESAERSVSLVKGGRSEYAAALSWEKKEAFPEHKVFTDWLESVKDNPVVIDFEVSPIVDLVKNVPCAVTKRRNLQRALREYLGRFDPCQCAPCPNNGRPVVFGTECLCLCKAGTYGKSCETRAPGYKSVAVDGRWGCWSEWSSCNASFKRRRTRECNNPTPLNGGKPCEGEQEEEEDCYVSVFTDRVAPCINDDEAKREEDVLIGEPESGCSRPDPPEYGFIRNEKNQYAVGEEAEIACVSGHVLSGYQFFRCLPDQTWMQQPVECQPSVCLRPPTSDNVTISPFKQQYSVDETVKLSCQTGFVVTGQTQYTCGKDLSWIPPVLRPITCGKDVKTKIQGVCNPGQKEVGSQCVCMSPEEDCGHYSDDICVLHAASEQNITKPSCQYAAELCLGEQSFHFLHAGPCHDNSNLDWAMERAKLSTKSLKKVPCGYDICYDWEECPETQTQCSCLMPYQCPKGDRHIHCIQMESTRRRRTVSHCMLAAMKCAGIKLEVLEQRSCLV